A portion of the Hylaeus volcanicus isolate JK05 unplaced genomic scaffold, UHH_iyHylVolc1.0_haploid 12237, whole genome shotgun sequence genome contains these proteins:
- the LOC128883944 gene encoding uncharacterized protein LOC128883944 isoform X1 yields the protein MSCWYCCNTSEPSKTLSNTEKELNLLATNDTFSSIVQNFAMAATKGGIPTTIYNEEKKELCDYLLKMDKYLLEITLEKLQKPLMQSEPHDSRVYQIDQITGIWVLDKESTQTDLAATSYLSFNKCLLIRFENPVPPICFIFTSLYERDQFAICLKIIKRSFPHNYAMKENGTLLYVIIFSF from the exons ATGAGTTGCTGGTATTGCTGCAATACTAGCGAACCATCTAAAACCCTATCGAATACGGAAAAGGAATTAAATCTTTTA GCGACTAATGACACATTCTCTTCTATAGTTCAAAATTTCGCCATG GCAGCTACAAAAGGAGGAATACCTACGACGATttacaatgaagaaaaaaaagaattatgtgattatttactaaaaatgGACAAGTATTTAttg GaaattacattagaaaaattacagaaaccATTGATGCAATCTGAACCACATGATTCTCGCGTGTATCAAATTGACCAG ATTACGGGAATATGGGTGTTAGACAAAGAATCAACACAAACAGACTTAGCAGCCACTTCTTATCTATCATTTAACAAATGTCTTCTGATACGTTTTGAAAATCCTGTTCCCCcgatatgttttattttcacttcctTGTATGAACGAGATCAGTTTGCAATATGCTTAAAAATTATCAA GCGATCTTTTCCTCACAACTACGCTATGAAAGAAAATGGTACCTTGTtgtatgttattatattttctttttaa
- the LOC128883944 gene encoding uncharacterized protein LOC128883944 isoform X2 — protein MSCWYCCNTSEPSKTLSNTEKELNLLATNDTFSSIVQNFAMAATKGGIPTTIYNEEKKELCDYLLKMDKYLLEITLEKLQKPLMQSEPHDSRVYQIDQITGIWVLDKESTQTDLAATSYLSFNKCLLIRFENPVPPICFIFTSLYERDQFAICLKIIKRSFPHNYAMKENV, from the exons ATGAGTTGCTGGTATTGCTGCAATACTAGCGAACCATCTAAAACCCTATCGAATACGGAAAAGGAATTAAATCTTTTA GCGACTAATGACACATTCTCTTCTATAGTTCAAAATTTCGCCATG GCAGCTACAAAAGGAGGAATACCTACGACGATttacaatgaagaaaaaaaagaattatgtgattatttactaaaaatgGACAAGTATTTAttg GaaattacattagaaaaattacagaaaccATTGATGCAATCTGAACCACATGATTCTCGCGTGTATCAAATTGACCAG ATTACGGGAATATGGGTGTTAGACAAAGAATCAACACAAACAGACTTAGCAGCCACTTCTTATCTATCATTTAACAAATGTCTTCTGATACGTTTTGAAAATCCTGTTCCCCcgatatgttttattttcacttcctTGTATGAACGAGATCAGTTTGCAATATGCTTAAAAATTATCAA GCGATCTTTTCCTCACAACTACGCTATGAAAGAAAATG TGTGA